The following coding sequences are from one Kallotenue papyrolyticum window:
- the groES gene encoding co-chaperone GroES has translation MPTIRPLADRALVKPKPREERTKSGVILPDTATKERPMQGEVISVGEGRLDDNGKRIPMSVKPGDQVLFAKYAGTEIKIDDEEYLILSEKDILGVILE, from the coding sequence ATGCCAACCATTCGACCGCTGGCCGATCGGGCGCTGGTGAAGCCGAAACCGCGCGAGGAGCGCACCAAGAGCGGCGTGATCCTGCCCGATACGGCGACCAAAGAGCGCCCAATGCAGGGCGAGGTGATTAGCGTCGGTGAAGGCCGGCTAGACGACAATGGCAAGCGCATTCCGATGAGCGTCAAGCCCGGCGATCAAGTGTTATTCGCCAAATATGCCGGCACTGAAATCAAGATCGACGACGAAGAATACTTGATCCTATCCGAAAAAGATATCCTTGGCGTTATACTCGAATAA
- the rsmI gene encoding 16S rRNA (cytidine(1402)-2'-O)-methyltransferase, which translates to MGTLYLVATPIGNLEDITLRALRILREARLIAAEDTRHTRRLLDRYAITTPVISYHEHNKQARQAEVLAVLAEGDVALVSDAGTPAINDPGYELVQAAIAAGYPVSPVPGPSAPLAALIASGLPTAQWTYLGYLPARPAERRAFIARYAGLPTTLLILETPHRLLAALRDLEAGLGDRPMCAAREITKLHEEFVRGPISAVRAHFEQHAPRGEFVLVIAGQAAPPPRATGEEWQTRARRRLGELIAGGMSASAAARQVARELGVPRQAVYALWLAQQADATHDL; encoded by the coding sequence GTGGGCACACTCTACCTGGTCGCCACGCCGATCGGCAACCTGGAGGATATCACGCTGCGCGCGCTGCGCATCTTGCGCGAAGCGCGCCTGATTGCCGCCGAGGATACGCGTCATACACGGCGCCTGCTGGATCGCTACGCGATCACCACCCCCGTGATCTCCTACCACGAGCACAACAAGCAGGCGCGGCAGGCCGAGGTGCTGGCCGTGCTGGCTGAAGGCGATGTAGCGCTCGTCTCCGATGCGGGCACGCCGGCGATCAACGATCCCGGCTACGAGCTGGTGCAGGCCGCGATTGCCGCGGGCTATCCGGTCTCGCCCGTACCGGGACCCTCCGCGCCGCTGGCTGCGCTGATCGCCTCCGGCCTGCCGACGGCGCAGTGGACCTACCTGGGCTACCTGCCCGCGCGGCCTGCCGAGCGGCGCGCATTCATCGCCCGCTATGCCGGGCTGCCAACCACGCTGCTGATCCTCGAAACGCCGCACCGGCTGCTGGCGGCGCTGCGCGATCTGGAAGCCGGTCTGGGTGATCGCCCCATGTGCGCGGCGCGCGAGATCACCAAACTGCACGAGGAGTTTGTGCGCGGCCCGATCAGCGCGGTGCGTGCCCACTTCGAGCAGCACGCGCCGCGCGGCGAGTTCGTGCTGGTGATCGCCGGCCAGGCCGCCCCGCCGCCCCGCGCCACAGGCGAGGAGTGGCAGACACGGGCGCGCCGGCGTCTCGGCGAGCTGATCGCGGGTGGCATGAGCGCCAGCGCCGCGGCGCGACAGGTTGCCCGCGAGCTGGGCGTGCCACGCCAGGCGGTGTATGCTTTGTGGCTGGCGCAGCAGGCCGATGCTACCCACGACCTATAG
- a CDS encoding metallophosphoesterase family protein — MLIGVLSDTHGRFNPAIARHFAGVERIIHAGDIGNEAVLERLKAIAPVTAVTGNVDWGSSLDRQLPRSARLELEGCRIYVTHIGGTPTRLLEHLPEPRPNVYIFGHTHQALLEEHDGVLFLNPGSAGAPRFGLPASLALLRITQGRATAEIVPL, encoded by the coding sequence ATGCTCATCGGCGTGCTGTCGGACACCCATGGACGGTTCAATCCAGCCATTGCGCGTCACTTCGCCGGCGTGGAGCGGATTATCCATGCCGGCGACATCGGCAACGAAGCAGTGCTGGAGCGCCTGAAGGCGATTGCGCCCGTCACTGCCGTGACCGGCAACGTGGATTGGGGCAGCTCCCTGGATCGGCAGCTGCCACGCAGCGCACGCCTGGAGCTAGAAGGCTGTCGTATCTATGTGACGCACATCGGCGGCACACCTACGCGCCTGCTCGAACACCTGCCCGAACCGCGCCCCAACGTGTATATCTTCGGGCACACCCATCAGGCGCTACTGGAAGAGCACGATGGCGTGCTGTTTCTCAACCCCGGCTCGGCGGGCGCACCGCGCTTTGGCCTGCCCGCCTCGTTGGCGCTGCTGCGCATTACGCAGGGCCGAGCCACGGCGGAGATCGTACCGCTATAG
- a CDS encoding polysaccharide deacetylase family protein gives MVHRWFWGVAGIGIVILGALLALYGVRQARSQTPLTITGPNILPNNDFAIVDPQNPELPAGWSRGATGVQLGGFTFQPTPGCDRPPYAGCAMQLLGIGNYLRSPQIEVRPGAEYRVAFRALSDRAQNGQAAPTRVRVLFHWQDAEGIEFQVTRGAWQAVPAQTWSTIAAAARAPDDAVRLAISIHPASDDRIYIDDLSLGQVGVRVNPWPHGKRAALALSFDYETAMGGLIHSRSVDDPNAAADPLARGLRMREGADRALELFAPHGIRATFYANGYNFLYGNTERRRFMGDPVYAWANTQPGHDWRSDRWTTQPWFSADPYATEAEAPAWYFGSQVQRLIAAGQDLQSHTFAHFHGGFVTPDDWRADIAAWNEAAAQHGVAPATSLAFPWSSSAGMSDASWRVLAEAGIRSVTRTAWTEGTRRSWIADRQHWSLRRVPGHATITVIADSYLTPQRLTAVQRDLQQALLNEGAIDIWAHTEEITSPAQIAAWRTVIEAALPDFWIAPVPQIVQYAQDVRQVTVSVEAERPRYRVRIHNRSSRDLRGVTLTLPFAPHRVEVDGQPLVSTGTRLTLDLPRGASRLVVLDGAPEARTDSRWEA, from the coding sequence GTGGTACATCGTTGGTTCTGGGGTGTGGCCGGCATCGGGATCGTCATCCTGGGGGCGCTGCTGGCGCTGTACGGCGTGCGCCAGGCGCGCAGCCAGACCCCGCTGACGATCACCGGGCCGAACATTCTACCCAACAACGATTTTGCGATCGTCGATCCGCAGAACCCCGAGTTGCCCGCCGGCTGGTCGCGCGGCGCGACCGGCGTGCAGCTTGGTGGCTTCACCTTCCAGCCCACGCCTGGCTGCGATCGGCCGCCGTATGCCGGCTGCGCCATGCAACTGTTGGGCATCGGCAACTATCTGCGCAGTCCGCAGATCGAGGTGCGACCGGGGGCCGAATATCGCGTTGCCTTTCGCGCGCTCAGCGATCGCGCCCAGAACGGTCAAGCCGCACCAACGCGTGTGCGGGTTCTGTTCCACTGGCAGGATGCCGAAGGCATCGAGTTTCAGGTGACGCGCGGCGCCTGGCAGGCGGTGCCGGCCCAAACTTGGAGCACCATCGCGGCGGCGGCACGCGCTCCCGACGATGCCGTGCGCCTGGCGATCTCGATCCACCCCGCCTCGGACGACCGCATCTACATCGATGACCTGAGTCTCGGCCAGGTCGGCGTGCGTGTCAATCCCTGGCCGCACGGCAAACGCGCGGCGCTAGCGCTGTCGTTCGACTACGAAACGGCGATGGGTGGGCTGATTCACAGCCGCAGCGTGGACGATCCCAACGCTGCTGCCGATCCGCTGGCGCGTGGCCTGCGTATGCGCGAAGGCGCCGACCGCGCCCTGGAGCTGTTCGCGCCCCACGGCATTCGCGCCACCTTTTACGCCAACGGCTACAACTTTTTGTATGGTAACACCGAGCGGCGGCGCTTTATGGGCGATCCGGTCTATGCCTGGGCCAACACCCAGCCGGGCCACGACTGGCGCTCCGACCGCTGGACAACACAGCCCTGGTTCAGCGCCGATCCCTATGCCACCGAAGCCGAAGCGCCGGCCTGGTACTTCGGCTCGCAGGTACAGCGCCTGATCGCCGCCGGACAGGATCTGCAGAGCCATACCTTTGCCCATTTTCACGGAGGCTTCGTTACGCCCGACGACTGGCGCGCCGATATCGCCGCCTGGAACGAAGCGGCGGCACAACACGGGGTAGCGCCGGCGACCAGTCTGGCCTTTCCCTGGAGCAGCAGCGCGGGCATGAGCGATGCAAGCTGGCGCGTCCTGGCCGAGGCCGGCATTCGCTCGGTGACGCGCACCGCCTGGACCGAGGGGACGCGCCGTTCGTGGATCGCCGACCGCCAACACTGGAGCTTGCGCCGCGTGCCGGGCCACGCGACGATCACCGTGATCGCCGATAGCTACCTCACGCCGCAGCGCCTGACAGCCGTGCAGCGCGATCTGCAGCAGGCCCTGCTCAACGAGGGCGCGATCGACATCTGGGCGCATACCGAGGAGATCACCAGTCCGGCGCAGATCGCCGCCTGGCGGACGGTGATCGAAGCGGCCTTGCCCGACTTCTGGATCGCCCCCGTGCCGCAGATTGTGCAGTACGCGCAGGATGTGCGCCAGGTTACGGTCAGCGTCGAAGCCGAGCGTCCGCGCTACCGCGTGCGCATCCACAACCGCAGCTCACGCGATCTGCGTGGCGTCACGCTGACGCTGCCCTTCGCGCCCCATCGCGTCGAAGTCGATGGTCAGCCGCTGGTCAGCACGGGGACGCGCCTGACGCTCGATCTGCCCCGCGGTGCTTCACGGCTGGTCGTTTTGGACGGCGCGCCGGAGGCACGCACGGATTCGAGATGGGAAGCATAG
- a CDS encoding ABC transporter permease has translation MGSIATLEYSNHRELSARVRLLHWLFVLGAMLAAVAIALPSVLAQPTLYRAQAVVRFDAQRYPSLLADGQPTPALHQLEANLGGVLERTRYPSLRRYGLAYAYPQPGTIVLTAVASTPEQAIAIAHDAADGLARRIAAADGAQLLRALLGQELRQALLGRAPERTDQRLLRELLMTDAVAGVGAQAGQLTLDALSAEQRQALTRALEVLHGQIQYERQSAELRLQRGATPEEQAQARSVILGTANKLRAIEVLLQHLYTAYGTDATMREPDQAVVVTQDPQSAALIPTYRLPKLALAALIGAVGGLLTVAIDRQVGILPKLQELWTYRQLIRNMVTRDLKARYKNSLLGYLWSLLNPLLMMLIFWIVFSVLLNNPIPMYPVFLIVALLPWNFAVTAVSGGMRAIIDNANLIKKVYFPREILPITVVLSNLVNYIFALPVMFLVMAVVQWTQLGRLNFSWTFAFLPVIIIIQVIFLIGLVLLLATMAVFLRDTTHIVDILLQLWIFVTPVFFSLEQIVAPMLARLLRWVNPMASIIDFYRDILYGQPTNVIPTPGLPALDGVFRTLLTALVVLALGAYVFHRYSGRFGEEI, from the coding sequence ATGGGAAGCATAGCTACGCTGGAGTACAGCAATCATCGCGAACTGTCGGCGCGCGTGCGTCTGCTGCACTGGCTGTTTGTGCTGGGCGCGATGCTGGCCGCCGTTGCGATTGCGTTGCCCTCGGTGCTGGCGCAGCCAACGTTGTACCGCGCGCAGGCAGTGGTGCGCTTCGATGCGCAGCGCTATCCCTCGCTGCTGGCCGATGGCCAGCCCACGCCGGCACTGCACCAGCTGGAAGCCAACCTGGGCGGCGTGTTGGAGCGCACGCGCTATCCCTCGCTGCGGCGCTATGGCCTGGCCTATGCCTATCCACAGCCGGGCACCATCGTGCTGACCGCCGTTGCGTCCACACCCGAGCAGGCCATCGCCATCGCGCACGATGCCGCCGATGGCCTGGCGCGGCGCATCGCCGCGGCTGACGGCGCACAGTTGCTGCGCGCGCTGCTGGGTCAGGAGCTGCGCCAAGCGCTGCTGGGCCGCGCGCCCGAACGCACCGATCAGCGCTTGCTGCGCGAGTTGCTGATGACCGATGCCGTGGCCGGCGTTGGCGCGCAGGCCGGCCAGCTCACCCTGGATGCGCTGAGCGCCGAGCAGCGGCAGGCGCTCACGCGCGCGCTGGAAGTGCTGCACGGTCAGATCCAATATGAACGGCAGAGCGCCGAGCTGAGGCTGCAGCGCGGTGCCACGCCGGAGGAGCAGGCGCAGGCGCGCAGCGTGATCCTGGGCACGGCCAACAAACTGCGCGCCATCGAGGTCCTGCTGCAGCATCTCTACACCGCCTATGGCACCGACGCGACCATGCGCGAGCCGGATCAGGCGGTGGTGGTGACGCAGGACCCCCAGAGCGCCGCACTGATCCCGACCTATCGCCTACCCAAACTAGCGCTGGCGGCGCTGATCGGCGCTGTGGGCGGGCTGTTGACCGTGGCGATCGACCGGCAGGTTGGCATCCTGCCCAAGCTGCAGGAGCTGTGGACCTACCGTCAGTTGATCCGCAACATGGTGACGCGCGATCTCAAGGCGCGCTACAAAAACTCGCTGCTGGGCTACCTCTGGTCGTTGCTTAACCCGCTGCTGATGATGTTGATCTTCTGGATCGTCTTCAGCGTGTTGCTCAACAACCCGATCCCGATGTACCCGGTCTTTCTGATCGTGGCGCTGTTGCCGTGGAACTTCGCCGTCACCGCTGTCAGCGGTGGGATGCGCGCGATCATCGATAACGCCAACCTGATCAAAAAAGTCTATTTCCCGCGCGAGATCCTGCCAATCACCGTCGTGCTCAGCAACTTGGTGAACTACATCTTCGCCCTGCCGGTGATGTTTCTGGTGATGGCCGTGGTGCAGTGGACGCAACTGGGCCGTCTCAACTTTTCCTGGACCTTCGCCTTTTTGCCGGTGATCATCATCATCCAGGTCATTTTTCTGATCGGTCTGGTGCTGTTGCTCGCGACCATGGCGGTCTTTTTGCGCGACACGACGCATATCGTCGATATTCTGTTGCAGCTCTGGATCTTTGTAACGCCGGTGTTCTTTTCGCTGGAGCAGATCGTTGCGCCAATGTTGGCGCGCTTGCTGCGCTGGGTCAACCCGATGGCCTCGATCATCGATTTTTACCGCGACATTCTCTACGGCCAGCCGACCAATGTGATCCCCACGCCCGGGCTGCCGGCGCTGGATGGCGTGTTTCGCACGCTGCTCACGGCGCTAGTGGTGCTGGCGCTGGGCGCGTATGTCTTCCACCGCTATAGCGGGCGCTTTGGCGAAGAGATCTAA
- a CDS encoding ABC transporter ATP-binding protein, with protein sequence MSVIEFERVSKKFTLHREKRNTLQERMVNLFRPRGAGETFWALRDVSFSVAPGETLGLIGHNGSGKSTTLKLITRILEPTSGRVRVRGRISALLELGSGFHPDLTGRDNIFLNGSLLGFSRADMQRRIDEIIDFAELGPFIDTPVKHYSSGMYMRLGFAIATAVEPDILITDEVLAVGDEAFQRKCMQRIYQFRQEGRTILFVSHSLDAIRNLCTSALWLHHGELRAAGSTVATIDAYLRWANQQERARLEHERQAQAGGEAPAEEPRDEGAALSNKRWGSREIEITGVELLDSRGQPASVVGTGERLTIRIHYQAHQPIVEPVFGLALYHASGFQINGPNTRFGGLAFGTVRGCGHVDYTIEELPLLAGTYTITAAIYDSSMTQAYDHQHQMYTLTVQTASIAERWGSVYIPARWSWTGA encoded by the coding sequence ATGAGTGTGATCGAGTTCGAGCGCGTTTCCAAAAAGTTTACGCTCCACCGCGAGAAGCGCAACACGCTGCAGGAGCGCATGGTCAACCTGTTCCGGCCTCGCGGCGCGGGCGAGACCTTCTGGGCGCTGCGCGATGTCAGTTTCAGCGTGGCGCCGGGCGAGACGTTGGGGCTGATCGGTCACAACGGTTCGGGCAAGTCCACCACGCTCAAGCTGATCACACGCATTCTGGAGCCGACCAGCGGACGCGTGCGCGTGCGCGGACGTATCTCGGCGCTGCTGGAGCTGGGCTCCGGCTTCCATCCCGATCTGACCGGACGCGACAACATTTTTCTCAACGGCTCGCTGCTGGGCTTCAGTCGCGCTGACATGCAGCGCCGCATCGATGAGATTATCGATTTCGCCGAGCTGGGGCCATTCATCGATACACCGGTCAAGCACTACTCATCAGGGATGTACATGCGCCTGGGCTTTGCCATCGCCACCGCCGTCGAGCCCGACATTTTGATCACCGACGAAGTGCTGGCGGTCGGCGACGAAGCCTTTCAGCGCAAATGTATGCAGCGCATCTACCAGTTTCGCCAGGAAGGGCGCACGATCCTGTTCGTGTCGCACAGCCTGGACGCGATCCGCAACCTGTGCACCTCGGCGCTGTGGCTGCACCACGGCGAACTGCGCGCGGCGGGCAGCACCGTTGCAACGATCGATGCCTATCTGCGCTGGGCCAATCAGCAGGAGCGCGCACGCCTGGAGCACGAGCGCCAGGCGCAGGCCGGAGGCGAGGCGCCGGCGGAGGAGCCGCGCGACGAAGGGGCCGCGCTGAGCAACAAGCGCTGGGGCTCGCGCGAGATCGAGATCACCGGCGTGGAGCTCCTCGACAGCCGCGGGCAACCGGCCAGCGTTGTCGGCACAGGCGAACGCCTGACGATCCGCATCCACTATCAGGCGCACCAGCCGATCGTCGAGCCGGTCTTCGGCCTGGCGCTCTACCATGCCAGCGGGTTCCAGATCAACGGTCCCAACACGCGCTTCGGTGGCCTTGCGTTTGGGACGGTGCGTGGCTGTGGCCACGTGGACTACACCATCGAGGAGCTGCCGTTGCTGGCCGGTACGTACACCATCACCGCGGCGATCTATGACTCGAGCATGACACAGGCCTACGATCACCAGCATCAGATGTACACCCTGACGGTGCAGACGGCCTCCATCGCT